One Mesorhizobium sp. L-2-11 genomic region harbors:
- a CDS encoding UTP--glucose-1-phosphate uridylyltransferase: MKKVRKAVIPVAGLGTRFLPATKSMPKEMLPVVDRPVVQYAVDEAFEAGIEHIVFVTGRNKAVIEDYFDLHPELIGTLEQTGKTAQLQALESLLPVAGATSFIRQQSPQGLGHAVWCAREVIGDEPFALLLPDMVSFGGRGCLAEIADLYAQTGGNVIAVERCDPTETSKYGIVGCGADVGSGFEVTAMVEKPAPANAPSNYYINGRYILQPEIFGLLGNQQRGAGNEIQLTDAMVRLAQSQAFFAQPFNGRMFDCGSKEGFIQANVAFALARDDMKGPIFEMLQEFVRLHERRVEAA; the protein is encoded by the coding sequence ATGAAGAAAGTCAGGAAGGCAGTCATACCGGTAGCGGGGCTTGGAACGCGATTCCTGCCGGCGACCAAGTCGATGCCGAAGGAAATGCTGCCGGTCGTCGACAGGCCTGTCGTGCAATATGCGGTGGACGAGGCGTTCGAAGCCGGCATCGAGCACATTGTCTTCGTGACGGGCCGCAACAAGGCGGTCATCGAGGATTATTTCGACCTGCATCCAGAATTGATCGGAACTTTGGAGCAGACCGGCAAGACGGCGCAGCTTCAGGCGCTGGAAAGCCTGCTTCCCGTGGCTGGTGCGACGAGCTTCATCCGGCAGCAGTCGCCGCAAGGTCTCGGCCATGCGGTATGGTGCGCCCGGGAAGTCATCGGCGATGAGCCCTTCGCATTGCTGTTACCGGACATGGTTTCCTTTGGCGGCCGCGGATGTCTCGCTGAAATTGCGGACCTCTATGCGCAGACCGGCGGAAACGTCATCGCCGTCGAGCGCTGCGACCCGACTGAGACCAGCAAATACGGCATCGTCGGTTGCGGCGCCGATGTCGGCTCGGGCTTCGAGGTCACCGCCATGGTCGAAAAGCCGGCTCCGGCGAATGCGCCGTCGAACTACTACATCAACGGCCGCTATATCCTGCAGCCCGAGATATTCGGGCTGCTCGGCAATCAGCAGCGCGGCGCCGGCAATGAGATCCAACTGACCGACGCCATGGTCCGCCTTGCGCAAAGCCAGGCTTTCTTCGCCCAGCCGTTCAACGGCCGGATGTTCGATTGTGGCTCGAAAGAAGGGTTCATCCAGGCCAATGTCGCCTTCGCGCTGGCGCGCGACGACATGAAGGGACCGATCTTCGAGATGCTTCAGGAGTTCGTCCGGTTGCATGAGCGCCGGGTGGAAGCCGCATAA
- a CDS encoding glycosyltransferase, whose translation MLHVLYLVHDVSDPAVRRRIIMLKAGGAQVTLAGFRRSASPIAEVEGLRPIDLGATRDGRFAQRLAAVTKAAASIGSKLGSMPRPDLIVARNLEMLALARRARSAFQATVPIVYECLDIHRLMLRDDFLGKAMRGAERYLARDVKLLVTSSPAFIANYFKPFGQIAAPVELLENKYFEPAAVSLNDCTAAEPVTSPWRIGWFGALRCRRSLELLAEFSRRLEGRFEIILRGRPALSEFPDFHGFVESEPWLSFGGPYRNPEDMATIYREVHFSWAIDFFEQGLNSEWLLPNRLYEGCRFGAVPISMGHTETGRFLDQHGIGVLLPQATPEALEAALGELDEHRFGKLRARVLARNPRTWSHDRGDCRALVEKLRGSTVAPGSYAEALA comes from the coding sequence ATGCTGCATGTCTTGTACTTGGTGCACGACGTCTCCGACCCGGCCGTGCGCCGGCGGATTATAATGCTCAAGGCAGGCGGCGCCCAGGTCACACTGGCAGGCTTTCGCCGGTCAGCAAGCCCGATCGCCGAGGTCGAGGGCTTGCGTCCGATCGATCTTGGCGCAACGCGCGATGGGCGATTCGCCCAGCGGCTGGCAGCGGTTACCAAGGCGGCGGCCTCGATCGGGTCGAAACTCGGTTCGATGCCCAGACCCGACCTCATCGTCGCGCGCAATCTGGAAATGCTGGCGCTTGCCCGGCGTGCCAGATCGGCGTTCCAGGCAACGGTGCCGATCGTCTATGAGTGTCTCGACATCCATCGTCTGATGCTGCGCGACGATTTTCTGGGCAAGGCGATGCGCGGCGCGGAGCGCTATCTGGCCAGGGATGTGAAGCTGCTAGTCACCAGTTCGCCGGCCTTCATCGCCAACTATTTCAAGCCGTTCGGGCAGATTGCTGCGCCGGTCGAACTGCTCGAAAACAAATATTTCGAGCCTGCCGCGGTTTCGCTGAATGATTGCACGGCGGCGGAGCCCGTCACTTCACCTTGGCGGATCGGCTGGTTCGGCGCGCTCCGATGCCGCCGCTCCCTGGAGCTGCTGGCCGAATTTTCCCGACGACTCGAGGGCCGCTTCGAAATCATCCTGAGGGGCCGTCCGGCGCTTTCCGAATTTCCGGATTTCCACGGTTTCGTCGAATCTGAGCCCTGGCTCTCGTTTGGCGGGCCCTATCGGAATCCCGAAGATATGGCGACGATCTACCGTGAGGTTCATTTTTCGTGGGCGATCGATTTTTTCGAGCAAGGGCTGAATTCTGAATGGCTGCTGCCCAACCGCCTCTACGAGGGCTGCCGCTTCGGCGCCGTGCCGATTTCGATGGGCCACACCGAAACCGGCCGGTTCCTCGACCAGCACGGAATCGGTGTTCTCTTGCCGCAAGCGACTCCCGAGGCACTCGAGGCCGCCTTGGGCGAGTTGGACGAGCATCGTTTCGGGAAATTGCGGGCGCGTGTTCTTGCCCGCAATCCGCGAACTTGGAGCCACGATCGCGGCGATTGCCGGGCGCTCGTCGAGAAGCTTCGCGGGTCGACGGTCGCGCCCGGCTCATATGCCGAGGCACTGGCTTAG
- a CDS encoding phosphoribosyltransferase family protein yields the protein MHYRSISDMNDAIVRNLHRLPRDIDLVVGVPRSGILAATLLSLTANIPMTDLDSFLAGKIYTSGVTKRRAALDRQATDMRKVLVIDDSVSGGAAMREARSRVEAAGIEADFTFAAVFGLLPQHEETDIVLEVVPHPRMFQWNFMHHKFLAQCCVDIDGVLCLDPTEAENDDGPAYEKFLGEALPLFGPTRKIGWLVTSRLEKYRSLTEAWLAKHGIEYDQLIMLDLPSKAERQRLGVHGSFKADFYRKSGAILFIESEHQQALKIAELSGKPVLCVETHLVIYPDTLSLPALGQAARNLPGRLRQISSPDGRKTAIKTVARTLLGERGYETLKSRVKRLA from the coding sequence ATGCACTACCGATCGATCTCCGACATGAATGATGCGATTGTCAGGAACCTTCACCGGTTGCCGCGCGACATCGACCTGGTGGTCGGGGTCCCGCGAAGCGGCATTCTCGCCGCCACCCTGCTCAGCCTGACGGCTAACATTCCGATGACCGACCTGGACAGTTTCCTGGCCGGAAAGATCTATACTTCGGGCGTCACCAAACGCCGCGCCGCGCTCGACCGCCAGGCGACCGATATGCGCAAGGTCCTGGTGATTGACGACAGCGTCAGCGGCGGCGCTGCCATGAGAGAGGCGCGCAGCCGGGTAGAGGCCGCAGGCATCGAGGCGGACTTCACCTTTGCCGCGGTGTTCGGCCTGCTGCCCCAACACGAGGAAACCGACATCGTCCTCGAGGTGGTGCCGCATCCAAGGATGTTCCAGTGGAACTTCATGCACCACAAATTCCTCGCCCAATGCTGCGTCGACATTGACGGCGTGCTTTGCCTGGACCCAACCGAGGCAGAGAACGACGACGGCCCCGCCTATGAGAAATTCCTGGGCGAAGCGCTGCCTCTGTTTGGCCCGACCCGCAAGATCGGCTGGCTCGTCACCAGCCGGCTCGAGAAATACCGCTCGCTTACCGAAGCATGGCTGGCAAAGCACGGCATAGAATACGACCAGCTGATCATGCTTGACCTGCCGAGCAAGGCAGAACGGCAACGGCTTGGCGTGCATGGCAGTTTCAAAGCCGATTTCTACCGCAAATCCGGTGCCATCCTGTTCATCGAAAGCGAGCACCAGCAGGCCCTTAAGATCGCCGAGCTTTCCGGCAAGCCGGTGCTGTGCGTGGAAACGCATCTGGTGATTTATCCCGACACGCTGTCACTTCCGGCACTTGGACAGGCGGCGCGCAACCTTCCGGGCAGGTTAAGGCAGATCAGTTCGCCTGACGGGCGCAAGACGGCAATCAAGACCGTCGCGCGCACGCTGCTTGGCGAACGCGGTTACGAGACGCTGAAAAGCCGGGTCAAACGACTGGCTTGA
- a CDS encoding lipopolysaccharide biosynthesis protein has protein sequence MQANAFDPPEGSLRTSVGRGAIITALAQSVRVATQIVSVIVLSRLLSPQDFGVVAMCAPVLAFIALFQDFGLTQATVQKSGIKHEEVNYLFWVNVAVSALLACVLAGAAPLVAAFYGEPRVSGLVAALGLQIIAYGLGAQHLALLTRRMQFARLAIIDVASAIAGLAVSIAWTFIDRSYWALFAGTLTAAVLPTLCYWANSRWRPSLPRKVNGISELINFGAGITGFNFANFFARNLDNVLIGKYWGEAQLGLYDRAYKLLLFPLSQITNPLSKVMVPALSRLKDEPDRYRSAYLRVMPLILLVALPGVAFAIAMADVLIPFVLGEQWRQSSSIFLALGFAGLLQPLNNPAGWLFISQGRSGDFMRWGIITALTSVLAFLVGLPYGALGVAIAYAVSEYLRTPFLWLYIGKTGPLRASHILRAATPFVLGAHLALAAIWFAKPVLPQQHIVGMASAVVLSYMITIMTALAFASGRETLRQALRLLPARAPKTAPSEAK, from the coding sequence TTGCAAGCCAATGCATTCGACCCGCCAGAGGGCTCTCTCCGCACATCGGTCGGACGTGGCGCTATCATTACGGCTTTGGCGCAATCGGTGCGGGTTGCGACGCAGATTGTCTCCGTCATCGTGCTGTCGCGCCTGCTCTCGCCGCAGGATTTCGGCGTCGTGGCGATGTGCGCGCCTGTGCTGGCTTTCATCGCGCTGTTCCAGGATTTCGGCCTGACCCAGGCGACGGTTCAGAAAAGCGGAATCAAGCATGAGGAGGTCAATTACCTCTTCTGGGTCAATGTCGCGGTTAGCGCATTGCTCGCCTGCGTGCTTGCCGGCGCGGCGCCTCTGGTCGCCGCCTTCTACGGCGAACCGCGGGTGTCAGGCCTGGTGGCGGCACTCGGGCTGCAGATCATAGCCTATGGGCTGGGCGCCCAGCATCTGGCGCTGCTGACACGCCGAATGCAGTTTGCCCGCCTGGCCATCATCGACGTCGCAAGTGCCATTGCCGGCCTTGCCGTATCTATCGCCTGGACCTTCATCGACCGTTCCTATTGGGCACTTTTTGCCGGCACCTTGACAGCGGCCGTACTGCCCACGCTTTGCTACTGGGCAAACTCACGATGGCGCCCCAGCCTGCCGCGCAAGGTCAACGGCATTAGCGAGCTGATCAATTTCGGCGCCGGCATCACCGGGTTCAACTTCGCCAACTTCTTTGCCCGAAACCTCGACAATGTGCTGATCGGAAAATACTGGGGCGAAGCGCAGCTTGGACTCTATGACCGTGCCTACAAGCTGCTTCTTTTTCCGTTGAGCCAGATCACCAATCCGCTGTCGAAGGTCATGGTGCCGGCTCTTTCCAGGCTGAAGGACGAGCCGGATCGCTACCGCAGCGCCTATCTTCGCGTGATGCCGCTGATATTGCTGGTCGCACTTCCAGGTGTCGCCTTCGCCATCGCCATGGCCGACGTGCTGATACCGTTCGTGCTCGGCGAGCAGTGGCGGCAGAGTTCCAGCATCTTCCTGGCGCTCGGTTTTGCCGGGCTGCTGCAGCCGCTCAACAACCCGGCGGGATGGCTTTTCATCAGCCAGGGCCGCTCGGGTGATTTCATGCGCTGGGGCATCATCACAGCCTTGACGTCGGTGCTGGCCTTCCTGGTCGGCCTGCCCTATGGCGCGCTGGGCGTGGCGATCGCCTATGCGGTCAGCGAGTATCTCAGAACGCCTTTTCTGTGGCTGTATATCGGCAAGACCGGGCCGCTGCGGGCAAGCCATATACTTCGCGCGGCAACGCCCTTCGTGCTTGGCGCGCATCTGGCGCTTGCTGCGATCTGGTTCGCCAAGCCGGTGCTGCCGCAACAGCACATCGTCGGGATGGCGAGCGCGGTGGTGCTGTCCTACATGATCACGATCATGACCGCGCTGGCGTTTGCTTCCGGCCGTGAGACGTTGCGGCAGGCCCTAAGACTGCTGCCGGCACGGGCGCCTAAGACAGCACCAAGCGAGGCGAAGTAA
- a CDS encoding polysaccharide biosynthesis tyrosine autokinase has protein sequence MNYANFPLDKRKPLPSSDPVSADDFIDVERLLGMAARQAKVVAACAAIGLFLGVLYLQTTPPTYMATSRVLIDEGLNKVVDEVSAASVSMQTDSAILSQIEILHSARLATVVVDKQKLDQNDAFMDPPTSAVSKAAGFVRGVVRYFRPNPAVGTADVTQLDPATRDAMIASSRRDYAILKLQDEVQAERIGRSYVISIAYQATDPALATAVTKAYADAYLADQLDASFDATERAAVWLQGRLTELRESSQAAALAVEKFRAEHGLAVDDGQLISDKQLSDLNGQLIEAQADTARASARYQQYKSIVESGSDNAFRDAAISADQPSNSIISTLKTRYLTVAKRQQDIEANFGAEHPQAVALAKEKADISAQIFGELKQLTESYRNEYEVALARETALRANVALAAGKSSIDNQSQVKLRELEQKATALSTLYQTFLGRYEEASQQQSFPVGKIRVISDATLPKSAATPRTSIVLGLSLVLGVMLGAGVGGLNEFRERFFRTGEDVRDRVGLKFLGYLPIIGSKVAKDDKRDDGQADIKSAQSPSAAERRARMRVSIDAPASMFSETLRSAKIAFDVVMEGQGSRVIGVISVLPGEGKSTVAANLAGLLAANGSKTLLVDGDLRNPGLSRSLGMEAEQGLMEAVVSGQAWQSVGKIDRQTKLAIVPAVPRGHFSHTSELLSSAGMRRFIDNAKETFQYIIVDLPPLGPVVDAKAFAPLADGFVLVTEWGRTPRAMVQSILSSESYIANKIVGVVLNKVDLKKLAKYGSIGGSEKFFDRYSSYYLEKSAARTKVNS, from the coding sequence ATGAATTATGCCAATTTTCCTCTCGATAAGAGGAAACCATTGCCGAGTTCGGACCCAGTCAGCGCCGACGATTTCATCGATGTCGAGCGCCTGCTCGGCATGGCAGCAAGGCAGGCAAAGGTGGTTGCGGCATGCGCTGCCATCGGTCTTTTTCTGGGCGTGCTCTATTTGCAGACCACGCCTCCCACCTACATGGCCACGAGCCGTGTGCTGATCGACGAAGGATTGAACAAGGTCGTTGACGAGGTCTCGGCGGCGTCGGTCAGCATGCAGACCGACTCCGCCATCCTGAGCCAGATCGAAATACTCCACTCGGCGAGACTGGCTACGGTGGTCGTCGACAAGCAGAAGCTCGATCAAAATGACGCTTTCATGGACCCTCCGACGTCGGCTGTGTCGAAGGCTGCCGGTTTTGTGCGCGGCGTGGTCCGGTATTTCCGTCCCAATCCTGCCGTGGGTACGGCCGACGTTACTCAGCTTGATCCGGCGACGCGTGACGCGATGATTGCCTCGTCACGCCGCGATTACGCAATCCTCAAACTGCAGGACGAGGTGCAAGCCGAGCGCATCGGTCGAAGCTATGTGATCTCCATCGCCTACCAGGCGACGGACCCCGCACTTGCGACCGCGGTCACCAAAGCCTATGCCGACGCCTATCTCGCCGATCAGCTCGATGCGAGCTTCGATGCGACCGAGCGAGCGGCGGTCTGGCTGCAAGGCAGGCTGACGGAGCTTCGCGAAAGTTCCCAGGCAGCGGCGCTCGCCGTCGAGAAGTTCAGGGCCGAACATGGGCTGGCCGTCGATGACGGCCAGTTGATCAGTGACAAGCAACTGTCGGACCTCAATGGCCAGCTCATTGAGGCGCAGGCCGACACCGCCCGCGCCAGCGCCCGCTACCAGCAATACAAGTCGATCGTCGAAAGCGGTTCGGACAACGCATTCAGGGACGCCGCAATATCCGCCGACCAGCCGAGCAACTCGATCATTTCAACACTCAAGACCCGCTATCTCACTGTCGCCAAGCGGCAGCAGGATATCGAAGCCAATTTCGGGGCTGAGCATCCCCAGGCGGTCGCACTTGCCAAGGAAAAGGCCGACATATCGGCGCAGATATTTGGCGAGCTGAAGCAATTGACCGAAAGCTACCGCAACGAATACGAAGTCGCTCTCGCGCGCGAGACGGCGCTCCGCGCAAATGTCGCGTTAGCGGCTGGCAAGAGTTCCATCGACAACCAGTCGCAGGTCAAGCTGCGCGAACTGGAGCAGAAGGCAACGGCGCTCTCGACGCTCTATCAAACGTTCCTTGGGCGCTACGAGGAAGCCTCCCAGCAGCAATCCTTCCCGGTCGGCAAGATCCGCGTCATCTCGGACGCGACGCTGCCGAAGTCCGCGGCAACCCCGCGCACGTCCATAGTGCTGGGACTTTCGCTCGTGCTTGGCGTGATGTTGGGAGCCGGAGTTGGTGGCCTGAATGAGTTCAGGGAGCGGTTCTTCAGGACCGGCGAAGACGTTCGCGATCGCGTCGGCCTCAAATTTCTCGGCTACCTGCCGATCATTGGCAGCAAGGTCGCCAAGGATGATAAGCGCGATGACGGTCAGGCGGATATCAAGTCCGCCCAATCGCCGTCGGCGGCTGAAAGACGCGCGCGCATGCGGGTGAGCATCGACGCCCCGGCATCGATGTTTTCCGAGACTCTGCGCAGCGCCAAGATTGCCTTCGACGTGGTGATGGAAGGGCAAGGCAGCCGGGTCATTGGCGTGATCTCGGTCCTTCCCGGCGAGGGCAAGTCGACCGTGGCGGCGAATCTGGCCGGATTGCTTGCCGCCAACGGGTCGAAAACGCTGCTGGTGGACGGCGACCTGCGTAACCCCGGCCTCAGCCGCAGCCTTGGCATGGAGGCCGAGCAAGGCCTGATGGAAGCGGTAGTGAGCGGGCAGGCCTGGCAATCCGTCGGCAAGATTGACCGGCAGACCAAGCTGGCGATCGTCCCCGCCGTGCCGCGCGGTCATTTCTCGCACACAAGCGAGCTTCTGTCGTCGGCCGGGATGCGACGTTTCATCGACAATGCCAAGGAGACCTTCCAGTACATCATCGTCGATCTGCCGCCGCTCGGCCCCGTGGTCGATGCCAAGGCCTTTGCTCCGCTTGCCGATGGCTTCGTGCTCGTGACCGAGTGGGGGCGCACGCCGCGTGCGATGGTGCAGTCCATATTGAGTTCGGAATCCTATATCGCCAACAAGATCGTCGGCGTGGTCCTCAACAAGGTCGATTTGAAGAAGCTGGCGAAGTATGGATCGATCGGCGGCTCGGAAAAATTCTTCGATAGATATTCGTCATACTATCTGGAGAAGTCGGCAGCGCGGACCAAGGTGAACAGCTGA
- a CDS encoding glycosyltransferase family 2 protein: protein MQPDVTFVIAAYNSELTIERAIASAIAQRDVSVEVIVVDDQSRDRTLDLARSYPEDIVRVVALEQNRGPGGARNVGLELARGRWVAVLDSDDAVYPGRICAMIDRAEKAGAAIAVDNLQVVREDGVAEETMFPADYLEGLSEISLADYIAGNVLFESRFNLGYLKPIFQRRFLNENGLRYDESLIIGEDYILLASALANGGKCVVEPTTGYVYHIRTGSISRVLELHHVEAMRKADLVFARTHSMDAKAEAAFARRTRSLRKAASFLSLVQHIKARSPLKAVWTALSDPAAVWHMGMPIAVRLRRVAAQFAVGAGEVKGAGS, encoded by the coding sequence GTGCAGCCTGACGTCACCTTTGTCATTGCCGCCTACAATTCGGAGCTGACCATCGAGCGGGCGATCGCCAGCGCCATCGCCCAGCGCGATGTCAGCGTGGAGGTGATCGTCGTCGACGACCAGTCGCGCGACCGGACGCTCGATCTGGCGCGATCCTACCCCGAAGACATCGTGCGCGTCGTCGCACTTGAGCAAAACCGCGGTCCAGGCGGCGCCAGGAATGTCGGCCTTGAGCTTGCCCGCGGCAGGTGGGTGGCGGTCCTCGATTCCGACGACGCAGTCTATCCCGGGCGGATCTGCGCCATGATTGACCGCGCCGAGAAAGCGGGCGCCGCGATCGCAGTCGACAATCTCCAGGTCGTTCGCGAGGACGGTGTTGCCGAAGAGACGATGTTCCCGGCCGACTATCTCGAGGGTTTGAGTGAAATCTCGCTGGCGGACTATATTGCTGGCAATGTGCTCTTCGAATCCAGGTTCAATCTCGGCTATCTCAAACCGATCTTCCAGCGCCGGTTTCTGAACGAAAACGGGCTTCGCTATGACGAAAGCCTGATCATCGGCGAGGACTACATCCTGCTGGCCAGTGCTCTGGCCAACGGCGGCAAGTGCGTGGTCGAGCCGACGACCGGCTATGTCTACCATATCCGGACCGGCTCCATTTCCCGCGTGCTCGAACTTCATCACGTCGAGGCGATGCGTAAGGCCGACCTCGTTTTCGCCAGAACCCATTCGATGGACGCAAAGGCCGAGGCCGCCTTCGCAAGGCGCACGCGCAGCCTGCGTAAGGCGGCGTCGTTCCTTTCTTTGGTCCAGCACATCAAGGCGCGATCTCCACTCAAGGCGGTGTGGACGGCGCTCAGCGATCCGGCGGCGGTTTGGCATATGGGCATGCCGATCGCCGTTCGGCTGCGAAGGGTGGCGGCGCAATTTGCCGTGGGTGCGGGGGAGGTGAAGGGTGCAGGCAGCTGA
- a CDS encoding glycosyltransferase family 2 protein, with product MMQTEMPSNLIVIPCLNEAAHIGALVHELRPAAERLGARIIVADGGSTDGTRAIVKEIARKDPKVILLNNEKRLQSAAINLAIARYGDGAEYFIRIDAHGGYPPDYCDRLIEEALATGADSVVVSMLTSGSGTVQNAVAAAQNSKLGTGGSKHRHLSAGEWVDHGHHALMRISAFKAVGGYDETFSHNEDAELDYRLRKAGYRIWMSGKTQMIYYPRSSLAGLYFQYLGYGRGRAKNVLKHRMIPKVRQMVPLLVFPVVLLSAFFFVHWLAVMPILVWASVCLGYGVWMAISQRNPDSALAGISAMVMHFGWSVGFWLQLLGPRSQSRRAA from the coding sequence ATGATGCAGACCGAAATGCCGTCCAACCTGATCGTGATTCCGTGCCTGAACGAAGCGGCTCACATCGGTGCGCTTGTTCATGAGCTTCGACCGGCCGCCGAGAGGCTCGGCGCCCGGATCATCGTTGCCGATGGCGGTAGCACGGACGGAACCAGGGCGATCGTCAAGGAGATCGCCCGAAAGGATCCGAAGGTCATCCTTCTTAACAATGAAAAGCGCCTCCAGAGCGCGGCGATCAATCTCGCCATCGCCAGGTACGGCGATGGGGCGGAATATTTCATTCGCATCGACGCGCATGGCGGCTACCCACCGGATTATTGCGACCGGCTGATCGAAGAGGCGCTGGCCACCGGCGCCGATTCGGTCGTCGTCTCGATGCTGACCAGTGGCAGCGGCACAGTGCAGAACGCGGTGGCGGCAGCACAGAATTCCAAGCTCGGCACGGGCGGCTCCAAGCACCGGCATCTCTCGGCGGGAGAGTGGGTCGACCACGGTCACCATGCGCTGATGCGGATATCGGCGTTCAAGGCGGTGGGTGGCTATGACGAGACGTTCAGCCACAACGAGGATGCGGAGCTCGACTACCGGCTACGCAAGGCCGGCTACCGGATCTGGATGAGCGGCAAGACGCAAATGATCTATTACCCGCGCTCGTCGCTCGCCGGCCTCTATTTCCAGTATCTCGGCTATGGCCGCGGCCGGGCAAAGAACGTCCTCAAGCACCGCATGATACCGAAGGTCCGGCAGATGGTGCCGCTCCTGGTGTTCCCTGTCGTCCTTCTCTCTGCCTTTTTCTTCGTGCATTGGCTGGCAGTCATGCCGATTCTGGTGTGGGCGTCGGTTTGTCTCGGCTATGGCGTGTGGATGGCCATCAGCCAGCGCAATCCGGACAGCGCCCTTGCCGGGATTTCGGCAATGGTCATGCATTTCGGCTGGTCCGTCGGTTTCTGGCTGCAACTGCTTGGACCGCGATCGCAGAGTAGGAGGGCGGCATAG
- a CDS encoding glycosyltransferase: MGVAEKNRSVDVCVCTFRRPELADTLRSVAALDVPSGFDIRVIVADNDDGPTAELLVTTLAETLKLPISYRHCPARNISIARNACLDASTADFVAFLDDDETASSRWLVELVATADLSGAAAVLGPVRARYRPDAPNWMRRGDFHSTLPVWVGGEIRTGYTCNVLLRMGADSLRGRRFSLARGQTGGEDTEFFDHMVKAGGRIAFSPQAWVDEVVPRARAAFDWLRRRRFRVGQTHGHLLGRDAHGLALVRQVGLASAKAVFCFASAIPVAISPVRRNRSVLRGIMHVGVVSGLVGVREIRQYGLPSPQEGGKRAA, translated from the coding sequence GTGGGTGTGGCCGAAAAAAACCGCAGCGTCGACGTCTGCGTCTGCACGTTTCGGCGGCCGGAGCTTGCCGACACGCTTCGCTCGGTAGCCGCCCTGGACGTGCCTTCGGGATTCGACATCCGCGTCATCGTCGCCGACAATGATGACGGGCCGACGGCCGAACTGCTGGTGACGACACTGGCGGAGACGCTGAAGCTGCCGATCAGCTATCGTCATTGCCCGGCACGCAACATCTCGATCGCCCGCAATGCCTGCCTCGACGCCAGCACTGCGGATTTCGTCGCCTTCCTCGACGATGACGAAACGGCATCATCCAGATGGCTCGTCGAACTGGTTGCGACGGCGGACTTGAGTGGCGCTGCCGCCGTGCTCGGGCCAGTGCGGGCGCGCTATCGGCCGGATGCGCCCAACTGGATGCGCCGCGGCGATTTTCACTCAACCTTGCCCGTCTGGGTTGGCGGCGAGATCCGCACCGGCTACACCTGCAACGTCCTGCTCAGGATGGGCGCCGACAGCCTCCGCGGCCGGCGATTCAGCCTGGCGCGTGGCCAGACCGGCGGCGAGGACACCGAATTCTTCGACCATATGGTCAAGGCCGGCGGTCGCATCGCCTTTTCGCCGCAGGCCTGGGTCGATGAAGTGGTGCCGCGCGCCAGGGCGGCTTTCGACTGGCTCCGTCGCCGCCGGTTCCGCGTCGGGCAGACGCATGGACACCTGCTGGGGCGCGACGCGCATGGCCTCGCGCTGGTCAGGCAAGTCGGCCTCGCCTCGGCAAAGGCGGTTTTTTGTTTCGCATCGGCAATCCCGGTCGCCATCAGTCCCGTGCGCAGGAACCGCAGCGTGCTTCGCGGCATCATGCATGTCGGCGTCGTGAGCGGTCTTGTCGGCGTGCGTGAAATCCGCCAATACGGCCTGCCCTCGCCGCAGGAAGGGGGCAAGCGTGCAGCCTGA